Sequence from the Fusarium oxysporum Fo47 chromosome VI, complete sequence genome:
AATATCATAGAAAGGTTAATAAAAGTGATCTTACAGTACGAAGACTCCTCATTGTGTGTCATCTGGTGGTCTGTCCCATGAAACCCGTGCTTTCCTAGCTCTTGTCTTTACTCCAACATCAGCTCCTACGAATTTGAGCACCCAATCTTTTACTTGCTTCGCCTTTTGTAACTGCGGGTGCATCTGACCGCGCTTGGAGAGCTCACGCGTCGAATAAAGCCCGGACCCATCCCTTCTCCATAACAGACTCACCTTGGTCATGCCCCTACGGAGACTCTGACCATAGACTTTGTCCTTGAACACGTGAAGTGCCACGTTCTGCATAAGAACTACATCCTGACGCCGAAGAGCACTAATCTCGGCAGCTGCATCGTTCTCCCCCGCAAGCCAAAACGTCACAGCGAAGCCTGTCTTTGTATCGTCCCCGAGGAGAATCTCCACTAAAGAGAGGCTGCGACCCCAGCGCGTTGTGACAGTTCGTGGCTGTGCGATGGATATAATGCCGGCAATAATGTTGAGGGTGACAGTCTGGGGATTGAGAGCCAGAATCCTCCGAGCCGGCGGTATATCTTCCAAATCagagagatgagaaggaaCAGTCTCTCCCATATCCAACTGTCTTGTCGGAGACGTCGTCATAAACGATGTCTCCTCAAATGTCGTCTCCTCGAAACTATCGAGCTGTGATGATGGAATCGAATTGTGTAAAGCTAGGGAATGGTCATAGAACTGCGACAACACATTCTCCGGATCTTCGCCCTCAAAAGACTGAGATTGTTCCTTGAATGAGATCTCAGCCGTGGTGAAAAATTCAGATTGGTTGGCGAGGTTGATACTGATATTATGGGTCTGGCTGAACCCTGTGTGAAGCGGTTTTCTGTTCAGGGGAAGAGAACGCCATGGTGCGAGATTTGGAGACGATACTGGAGCTGTTTCTTGAGGGACCAGCCCGAGGAACTCAGCGAAAGAGTCGTCGATTTGTGTTATTGTACATGATTGTGTTGTAAGAGACGAAGGGGGCGGTGCGCCAGCAAAAAGGAGTAGTCCTGGTGCCATGGTACTGACCGCATGCAGCTGGATTGGAATACTATTTGAAGCTTCTCATGATATTACCAAGAGACTGTGCTGACCAAGGGTAGCAGCTGCGTGAGATCTTGATGAGATAAGCAAAGATTCACgatgatgtttttggtgttggcggGTGATGCCAACGAGAGATCGGCGGCGACCACTTCCCAGCCGCAGGTACCGAGGTATCCCCCACCCCCACAACTCCCGTGCGCCCTACAGGCGTTACCGAGGCCGGCTCGTTATTCAACCTCGTTTCGTGCAACTGTATATAACTTCATTTCCAGTTCCAACAAAACTATTTCTTACCTGCCGGAACGTCTTATTATCTGTAACTGAGGCGCAATAGACTTGCCACAATGTCGTCCTTTCCGTTCACCATTCAAGAGCATACAATTGAAGCATCACATATTCGAGAATACGCCCGCGCTACAGCTCATTCTCAAGAGGAGAAGCTATACCTTCACGTCAAGCAATATACACCCAAAGATAACCTGAACCCTCAAAAAGGCGACGTGACTATCATCGGAGGACATGCCAATGGATTTCCCAAGGTAAGTTTATTTCGGTGCCCATCTAAATACATTTACTGATATATATAGGAACTTTACGAACCCCTGTGGGAAGAGTTCTATCATGAATCAAAACGCCGAGGTATCCGAATTCGAAGTATCTGGATAGCAGATACAGCATGGCAAGGCAAAAGCGGTCTCATAAACCAAGACGCACTTGGCAATGATCGTAAGATTCACCGCCTCCCATACCACCTGGCAATACTAACAACTTCCCAGCAAGCTGGCTCGACTATGCCCGTGATATTCTCCACATGATAAACACATTCCGTCCTCCGCCACCGATAATGGCAATGGGTCACTCCTTTGGCGCAAACGCTCTCACCAATGTTgcccttcttcatcctcgcgTCTTTACATCCCTTGTTCTGCTCGATCCAGTCATCTCTCACTTCGCCTCCACGCCTGGCGCTAGAAGCGCCGGCCCTGCGGCGGCGAGTATGTATCGTCGTGAAGTCTGGCCATCGCGCGACGAAGCAGTGGCATCTTTTAGCCGCAGCCCTTTCTACAAGTCCTGGGATCCTCGTGTACTACAGCGATGGATCGACTTTGGTATCAGGGACGTACCTGGTGAACAGAGCGTAATCTTGACCACGACAAAACATCAAGAGATCTTCACTTTCCTACGCCCAAGTTGGCCGGCCTACGACGCTGAAGGAAAGGATGTGATACACCCTGAGCACACCCCCGACCTTGATGCCAGCCTCAACCGTCGATGGTCAACATATCCGGTCTACCGTCCCGAGGGGCCCAATACCGTTGAACGACTTCCCAACGTACGACCTAGCGTCCTCTATGTCTTCGGTGGCAAAAGTGACGTTTCTCCACCAGAACTTCAAgacgagaagatggctcTCACAGGAACCGGTGTTGGTGGCAGCGGTGGCGAGGCCAAGGGTCGTGTCAAGAAGGTTGTCGGAGAGAAGAATGGCCATTTGGTTCCCATGGAAGATCCACGCTTGTGTGCAAGTGCCGCAGCCGACTGGATCAAGGCCGAACTCGAGAGGTGGTGGGCAGATGAGCGCCAATTTGAAGAGTGGGCAAAGAAGTCTAAGGAAGAGAAGACGACCGTTTCGGAAGAGTTTCAAAAGCACATAGGCAAGCCTGCTCGACGGGCCAAACCCAGCCCAAAGGCaaagatataaagataaagGGATCTTTATTTGACTAGATATACAGATAATGCGCTAAGCCACaaaagataatatatataccgaagaagatgatattttagttttatttttaagCAATTTGATATGCTGCGCATCATATTTGAccctctctcttctcgagGAGCGCtatccttgagcttcaagCTGGATTGATGTTCAGCTATCCTGAAGCCTTTTTAGATACTCATCTCAAGGCAGGGTTTATGTTGGCCCTTTCTGGCATCCACTATCAAACTTACCTGAGATGCGCCTCACGCTCAGCTCAAGTAGGTTCGCTTTGGTCACTGCCCCCTACCCCCCGCGATAAGCTGCGATTACATATTTATCGGCTTTGCTGCAGCTTTTAGAAAGATAAGGAAGATCCATCATACATTGACCCTTATTGAACAATTCTTTCAGGGTGTCTGTTGGAATAACTTCTTATTTCTCTGCCCAGAGTAGAGGAGCCCAGAAATTCTCCTACTCGGTCTTTATGGTTATCTCAAGAACCTTGCCGCACAGACTCATTCGATATTGATAACCTTATCCAACACCTCCGCGCGATTGAGCAAGTAGCGAGGCATGAATCGCAAATATGTTTTTCTTTGAATCGAGGGGGTCAAAGGCAAACAAGAATTTAAAGTGAGAAAAGATCTTGCATCAGAGTCTTCCCTTCCCCTCTTTCTCACTTAGTACTCCTTTCTTCCATCAATATTTGCATCAATCAGCCAAGCCATGGCCGTTCCAGGCATCGAGTCGATGCCCTCGAGGCCGATGACTTCGGAGGAGTTCAGCGCCGCGATCATCAAAGCCTGTTTCTTGTACAGTCAAGAAGAAGTTACAGAGATCAAACCCAGAAAAGCCCGGGCGCTATGTGTATGTTTCGAGCTGGACAAGGACAGTCACCCCAATGTTGAAAGCACCAGCGAGCGAGTCCGCGATGTCTTCGAAAACACTTATGGTTACGATACTGTCGGTCTCGTGATCCGGAAACAAGACAAAAACCCCCAAGCAACATTGACATCAGCTCTCGGAGGTCTATTCAACGGAATGGACGAAGATTGTATAGCTATCCTGCACTACATTGGTCACGGGGGGGAAGGCCAAAAGTTCGTCTTCCCCTCATTAAGAGATAACAAGATAGATCCTTGGGACGCCAATGTCTTGATTCTTTTTGAGTGCTGCTTTCCTATTGAGATTGACGGTTACATAGGCCATCACAAAGAATTGATCTACGCCTACGCTTCGGGGGAAAGCGTGTGCGATGATGGTCTCGGTTGCGAGCGCGGCTTCAGTAGAAATCTTGTTCGAGAACTGAAGCGCGCTCATGAATGTGGACATGTCTTATCCACGTCGCAGCTATACAGCCGCTTGGCAACAAAGAGTTTCACCATGAAAGAATCTTGGGAAACGGAGCTGGATTCTCTGCCCCATTACATTCGACACCCTCGAGATCACGGACCATCTCTGCTATTGCAACCCATGCGGCAGAAAAGCAATTTAGACCTGACTCCAGCCCCTTGCCAAACTTTGGGCGACCAGGCAGCTGATGTCGTTCTGTCAGTTCAAATCGCCAATGGTGGGTGGCAAGCATTACACGCCATTCAGTCATGGGCCCAGAGACATCCATTGACCGAAGGCCGTGTCCGAGTCGACGAGCTGTACAAGAGAACAGATAAATGTATCCTCGCCGTCACCTTCCAGGTATGGTACAATTTACCGGATCATCCAGCCATGAATCAGATTGGGTTTGAGTTCAAGCGGACGACTGGTCAGTTGAACGGACTCTGAAACAAGAGAGACAGCAGAGATCCTAACTGCTGAAGAACGACTCCTACTTCTTGGCcacaacaacagaagaatCACATTGTCGTGACTCTGGAGTACAATTTgcagagttgaagatggagtGATTAAGATCAGGGCAGAGGCTTAGGCTCAAGGTATGCCTCTTCGCAACATACCCTGGAACCTCGTTTTGTACTACAGAGATTATCAAAAGGGAGAATATGTAATTCTGGGCTACCCGTGTCCATTCCACGAAACGCTGCGATATGATATATCCTCGCCCATGGATATTGAAATCGGCAGAAAGGACAAACCTGCTGAGCTCTAGTTGAAGGTTACCTACCACGCGGGAGGGTTTCCCCCATCTTGAGGCGATCATGGCTTCTCCGGGCACTGAGATGCCTTTTATTCTGGAACAGGAAATTCCCACAGATAGTATCTTTACTAGCTCGAGATACACCACCCCATCAACAGATCGAGGGAAATACGTGTGAGCTTGAGGTGCACGATAGCACCTGAAGAGCGGGACGAGCGTGGGAAAGCGGTGGCATATAGTGCAAACGACCGTCAACGGCTTTCAAGGACGCAGTGATGTggaatgcaatgcaatgctcATGCACATCCGCCTAAAGAGAACAAGTTGTCAATAGATAGGCAGGTAGGATCATGGGTAGTTGAGCGAGGCAACTCGCTCACAAATATCAGAAATACGACTCTTACATCCGTCCAAGCCGCACCTTTGGTTCCATAATAAGCACCTCCAGCCCAAACTAATCTACAGCAGAGAAACCACGGAGCCTTCAACGAGTTCCTCTCAAGAGGTACTTTGCCGTGAGGCATCGCAGTGACAGGACAGTAGCACCCTACGCTTCTACAGGGAGATGAAGCTGCTTACAAGATGACCCATAGCCTGTTGTGGAGCATTTCGCTTGAATGTTTCTCATGCGATCCCATAATCGGATTGCTGTACGTTTCTCCTTGCAAAGCTTAAGGTCGATATTACAATCACGGATTTTGATTTGCGATAGCAAATGAAGAATAATACTGGAGAAGTAGGGTCTGACTGATGAATTGACTAAACGAAGACAGACCGGCAGAAGATCCAAAGCACACAAGCAGACGAGGTAAGGCCGGGAAGCTAAAGACCTTGATCCCTAAGTGATAGAACGAATTAGGTAAGTTTAGGATAACTTCAGTAAATTTAGGATAACCCTTATTAAGTTTAGGATAAACTTAGGTTAGTTTATGATTActctatttaattattttattctCCTAATCTAGAGTCTTGAGCATTTTGCCTCGAAACTATAGGAATTAGGGCTTCTTAATAATAGAAAAGAGGTCTTGAGCTTTATCAGGGATGCTACACAGCCTGTCGAAGATGAATATTTCGTCACCTTTGACTGTGACTTGTTCGAAAACGGTGGGACCAAATGAATGTCTTGCTTTCCACGAGCAAATTGAAGAGCAAGGAGCGTTTCCCTTTCGAGGAGAACTGATAAGAGTCTCGACTCATTTGGATATGAAGGTTATAGAAAATAGATGCAGGGCGTGAAGCGTTTTCGTGCTGCATCGCGTTCCGCCGCGATGCGGATAAAGAAGGCATTACGGCAAACTTCAAAGTGAGCCTGAGAGAAAATTGGCCATACTGTGAATATTGCAGGCAAAAATGGTCGAGGTTTCTCAGAAGTGCCCGAAGGCTTGAGGGCAGAGATACGTCGCGAGAGATGTGGTAAGTGAGAGTTCACCAGGGAGAAATGGAATATAGGCACTTGAGAAGGCGCCCGACCGGGATATCAGTGCTTGGTTTGAGTCGTGCATGACAGCTGCCGGCACTTGCCACGGGACTGACAAACCTGTCTCCTTCCCTTCCAGACTTCACCCAACTCTCTACtcccttcttcccttctAACTTGGCCAAACTTGACCAATGTAGATCTCGTATCAGGAGTACACACAAAAGTTCCCTATGGGTAAAGGCATCTCTTTACCGATACAATGCCAGGCCGACACTTTTGAAGCTTTACAGTATTACCTCCCTCTTCGGCAACGCGTTTGGAAGATATTAAGAACTAAGACAGCTCTCAGAAGCATCGGCCAAGGGCTTCCGAGTTCAACCACGCTCAAgatgtcaagttcatcaactAGTGATGGATTTGCTGACTTCCGTCTCGACTTCTCCATGCCTATACCATCCGTTTTCTCTCGGCCAGTTCCAACGCCTCACTGAGCCATTCAGTCTGTAGTAGCAATTGGCGGTGCGTACAAAGGGAAGGGACGTGATCAACACAAGCTGACGACTTGCGCTTACTAGGGATTGCTCGTTGAAGAGCAATAGTTGAAATACTCTATCCACAGCACGACGGAGTTTAACAAGATTGCCCAGACCTCCTGGACAATGAAACACTCGGGGGAGCAGCGGCGAATTGATGCCTTTGCGCTTACTCCAAGTTGACCTCAATATCAGACTACGGCCGCAGTATGGCTGGAGTTGTTGCCCTCACGGAAACCTCAAGCCACCTAGAGATGGTGCTTTgggctgatgaggagaacCTCCGCCGGACCGCGCATTCCACGATCTTTCGGAACAACCTTACGAAGTATCTAGGTGTCCACTCCAAAGTTGTTCGTGGCCCTGAACTCTTCTTTCATGAACCTCGCTTCTGGCTCGAcgagatcaacaacaacaacaacaccaagattcTGAGGTCCAAAAtcgccaacagcaacagtgGCAGTGGAGAAACCACTGTTGGCAGCGACATTCAGGAAGAGGGCCGTTAGTCCGATCTTTGGTGCCCCGTGGATGATTCCGATGTCCCCGAACGGCGCTAGGAGCAATTCTCCAGGGTTCTCTTAAGAATGCTGTGATCTATGGCAAATACATCCGAGATCCTATTCACGAGAACATCGATGCTCAGTGTGCTCATCTCACCCCCCTCGCTGCACTCTGCTTCAATCTTATAAGTGCCAACGTTTCCAGAGGCAACCGTAAAGCGAAGAAGGAAGTGAAGAGTAGCACGACATATCGGGAGCACCTCTGGGATAATAAAGCAGGCAAAGTTCTAGCTCTGACATGTCGACACTGTATGTTTTCACGGTACTGTGATAACAATGGTCGGTATCGCGACGATTCGGCACCTGTTTCTGATATACACAAATCGGAGACCGCAAAGTCGAGTACATTCTGGAAATAAAGCTACGTGGGCCGATGCTTCGACTGACAAATGACATCAACGATCCGAAACTTCAACCTGATATTATCGAAGACCAACACAGGCCACAGCCTCTCAAACATTGGTCGGACCAGTATGAAAAGCTGCAAGATTGGAAGGCCCGAGTGATTGGAGCCCATCTGCTAGCGGCCCAGGCAACCCCGGACTGCATCTACACAGGTAACCCTAGTACGCCGTTACGCCGGAGGTCATGTACTATTCTCACCGAAGTACAGAATTGGCTCAACCGTTGGAGGAGGACGTCGACTATGAGATTGGGCATCAATCGAACTTGACCAGAAAAGACATGACTCCAGTCTCCCAGTTAAGGAACATGGTTATATGTGAATCAGACACATAGGAACAGATGGAAGACTTTTTGTTCGTCGAACTGCACCTTGACGTAGCAGCGAGGTGTAGAGGACAATTGAAGGCAAACATTCTCAATACCTTCGAGTTGACGAGTATTCCGAGCGAGGATAAGATGAGGTGCCCAATACACGAAGCTAAAACGGTTGGAAAGGAGGCCCTTGTGACGAAATATGGAAAACGGACTGGTTTAACCTTTGGCATTGCCAATGCGGTTAGGTCTGTAAGACGAAAGCCTGTTGAGCAGCACATATTCTACGAATATGAAGAGTTGTGTATATTGGGTGCTGGAAAGATTGCAATCACGAGAGCCATTTTCTCCTAGGGGGGGTGATGGGATTTGTGTCTCTGGCCTCAGGGGGTGTGTTTTCGGGATGTTGACGATCGGAACAGAGGCAGGAGAAGATGACATGGACACTACCTACGCAACTCCCATCGACTGGCTTCTAAGTGACATTGGAAGCTAGCTGCCACCTGCTTGATGCCGACGATGGAGACGTTATCGACTAATAGGACCTCGGCGTTTTCAACGACATAGTAAAAGGCCATTGTGCAGCCGAGATGGTTACGATTAAACGCGAGCACGACAGCGATGAGGAGAAAACTGAAGCTTTGTTACAATCCCTTCCGGTAGCTCAAGCCAGCCCGGCCTAAGTAAGGAGAATACCCCCCAAGGTCAGAAACCGACCCTcgccccccccccccccccccttttttttttcttcctcccttAAAAATATCTACTAACTTCTAGGAGTATATGCAATTAAAGAGGAGATTTGCGACCAAGATGATGTCGGCCAGAGAAGCCTACTTCTTTGGGCTGTGCCACCACTGAATGAACGAGTAATGTTATCTCTTTACAAAGCTCTTTAATTGAGGATATTGGTTGGTCAATTACATCTTTGCATTTACAATCTGATAAAAGCTAGGTGATGTGATTCTTACATCCAAGGCCCCCGGGCCTGGTCGGTCTTCTTGGGCAACTCTAATTCGACTGATATCCGCACTTGCCAACGGGGCCAGAGACGTGTTGACTATTGGCCAGGGACTCCAACAACTTCGCGAGAAAGACGATGTTTTCAGATTTGTAGAGAATCCAGAACTCTTTCCTTGAGGGTGCGGTTGGGTGTATCCTCTCCTATCACAAACTGAGACCCTAAATAACCACAAAATCGGTTTACTGATGCTACAGTGTCCCCAACGCCATACAAGCATTAACCCAAATGACCCAAACCCTTCCTGTTTTATAGATGTGTTTGTCGCCACGCTTGTTTCCTGTAGGTAAAGACCGTACTATTTATCTGCATTATACTAATTGCCACAGATTTccaaagaagagatatcaaATGCATTGCCCTGAATTTCTGCAAAGAGTGCCGGCGAAACCGTCAAGATACCTCTTGCCCCAGCCTGACCCAAGATGAGCTTATATCTTGTGGTATACAAGAATGGCAGAAGTTTACATCGCTTAAAATGTCTTTGGCATTCAAATTAAAGCGACTATTTCGATTTCTGCTAGCTCTTGTAGGGAAGTTACGTGTCTAGAGCAAGACTTGAACTTTGCCCCTTTACTTGGCAGCATTTACCGGATACCATGGCACCCCCGGGCAATCTCAAGTCTTGCATTTCCTGGCTGCCTTGGGAGAGAGACTTttaagaagaaaagagaagtCTGCCCGGGTACCCCGTCAACGTCTCCACGTTCAGTTGCGTTGCCGCGCAAAACCCACACCCAGGTGCCGGAATATTGACCGGCTTCCCTTTCGCCAGACGGTGCATGAAGCCCATGGTCTCATTGCTAAATACATGATCAACCGTGATTATAAACCTGTGGTTGTCTCTATCCTCGAGGAGTTCCAACAATATCCTTGTGGGGATCTCTGGGAATTCATTAGATTCTCTCTTGTGACCTCTCCTGTCCCTGCATACTCTTCTCTTTTTGTCCCTGTTGTGGACACGTTTGAGCTTGCAGCCCGACTTGGAACAGCCCAAACTACAATAAAAGCGTCGACCTTCGTGATATTGCGTCTGTCGACATACTCACCAATGTCTGAAAGAGGTTGCGAGAAGGCAGAGAGCAATATCTGTGCTATACACATCGTCACCGATACCGCCTTGGGGTTGGCATTATTCAAGAACTTCAGACTGCCCTGAGATTAAGTGGCTTCACGCTGCTCATCCTCCTTCCGCGGCATCAACCCAATTCTGTCTCCGTTGAAGACAAATAGACGGAGTAACTAGGGGTATACAATGTTGTGCGGGAGACTCAGGTTCACAACGTTGATGTACTCTGTTTGATCATTTATTACTTAGCCTCCTCTCAATCATTCAAATAAATCCAGTCCTGAAAGCCATGGGAACTCATGAGCGACTTCATTGTCCCTCACCCCTAAGTACCTGATTGCCACAAGGCGTTTCCTAGGAGAGCCAACGGGAATGATTCGCACAGGATTTCCAGGTAAAATAGCTACTCGAATTTAAGGGCCAAGTCCCAGTACTCTTTTGGCTCGAGAAAAGAATACCTCTCGGCTGAGGAGGCATATATGCTCCAGTTGTGGGATTTGGTATAAGATATGATACCATTTTTCTTTGTTATTTATATCCGGTACCACCATTCTGTCGCTCGAACACTTCATTATATTGCTCTTCAAGGACCATAATTCATTCTTTAATCTGCAAGAAGCATCGTGGTGTTTGGTTAACCGTGCTCAGCGGAC
This genomic interval carries:
- a CDS encoding Alpha/beta hydrolase family-domain-containing protein, which gives rise to MSSFPFTIQEHTIEASHIREYARATAHSQEEKLYLHVKQYTPKDNLNPQKGDVTIIGGHANGFPKELYEPLWEEFYHESKRRGIRIRSIWIADTAWQGKSGLINQDALGNDPSWLDYARDILHMINTFRPPPPIMAMGHSFGANALTNVALLHPRVFTSLVLLDPVISHFASTPGARSAGPAAASMYRREVWPSRDEAVASFSRSPFYKSWDPRVLQRWIDFGIRDVPGEQSVILTTTKHQEIFTFLRPSWPAYDAEGKDVIHPEHTPDLDASLNRRWSTYPVYRPEGPNTVERLPNVRPSVLYVFGGKSDVSPPELQDEKMALTGTGVGGSGGEAKGRVKKVVGEKNGHLVPMEDPRLCASAAADWIKAELERWWADERQFEEWAKKSKEEKTTVSEEFQKHIGKPARRAKPSPKAKI